In a single window of the Ancylobacter polymorphus genome:
- a CDS encoding DMT family transporter, whose protein sequence is MSIVPKPSVPAPAATAPAPHEPASPGIFVSWRALGLGVVLFSTLLWSLVGLFVRMADLDAWTIILWRSVFAALALTPFWLLVTRERVRALRDMIAPAGLVAIGLAVAGNVGYIAALQLTSVATVMTVYATLPFVTGLLGLWLLREKLSRRFGAAALVAAAGIAITAGAALSAGDAAGMVVAALMTLSWGGLLVQAKKHPGLDLTLISLISALIAAVIALPLATPGLPPAASLWACALLGALTSGLANVLTLMGGRHIGSGETGLLLLLDVALSPLWVWLVFDERVGAPALLGGGLVVAAVAVYLFADARRRTLACPAP, encoded by the coding sequence ATGTCCATCGTGCCGAAGCCTAGCGTGCCCGCACCCGCCGCAACAGCACCCGCGCCGCACGAGCCGGCCTCGCCCGGCATCTTCGTCTCCTGGCGCGCGCTCGGGCTCGGCGTGGTGCTGTTCTCGACCCTGCTGTGGAGCCTCGTGGGCCTGTTCGTGCGCATGGCCGATCTCGATGCGTGGACCATCATCCTCTGGCGCTCGGTGTTCGCCGCGCTGGCGCTGACGCCGTTCTGGCTGCTGGTGACGCGCGAGAGGGTGCGGGCGCTGCGCGACATGATCGCCCCCGCCGGCCTCGTCGCCATCGGCCTCGCAGTAGCCGGCAATGTCGGCTACATCGCCGCACTGCAGCTGACCTCCGTGGCGACGGTCATGACCGTCTATGCCACCCTGCCCTTCGTCACCGGGCTGCTCGGCCTCTGGCTGCTGCGCGAGAAGCTGAGCCGGCGGTTCGGCGCGGCGGCGCTGGTGGCAGCGGCCGGCATCGCGATCACCGCCGGGGCCGCGCTGTCGGCGGGCGATGCCGCCGGCATGGTGGTGGCGGCGCTGATGACGCTGAGCTGGGGCGGGCTGCTGGTGCAGGCCAAGAAGCATCCGGGGCTCGACCTCACGCTGATCAGCCTCATCTCCGCCCTTATCGCGGCGGTGATAGCTTTGCCGCTGGCGACGCCCGGCCTGCCGCCAGCCGCCTCGCTCTGGGCCTGCGCGCTGCTGGGCGCGCTCACCTCCGGCCTCGCCAATGTGCTGACCCTGATGGGCGGGCGGCACATAGGTTCCGGCGAGACGGGCCTGCTGCTGCTGCTCGACGTGGCGCTTTCCCCGCTCTGGGTGTGGCTCGTCTTTGACGAACGGGTGGGCGCGCCGGCGCTGCTGGGCGGCGGGCTGGTGGTGGCCGCCGTCGCCGTCTATCTCTTCGCCGACGCGCGGCGGCGGACGCTGGCCTGCCCGGCGCCGTGA